From the genome of Candidatus Binatia bacterium:
ATGGCGGTGGGCATCATCATCGGCGCCGCATTCGGTAAGATCATCACCTCGTTCGTCAGCGACATCTTGATGCCTCCACTTGGACTGCTGCTTGGCAAAGTGGACTTCTCGAATCTGTTCATCGACCTGTCCGGACAGTCGCACCCCTCTTTGCAGGCGGCCAAGGCTGCCGGCGCACCGACCCTCAACTACGGCATGTTCCTCAACACCGTGCTCGACTTTGCGATCGTCGCCTTTGCGGTGTTTATGCTGATCAGGCAGGTGAACCGTTTCCTCCCGAAGCCGGCGCCGGCTCCGGCCTCGACCCGCGAGTGCCCGCATTGC
Proteins encoded in this window:
- the mscL gene encoding large-conductance mechanosensitive channel protein MscL, with the translated sequence MLKEFKEFAMRGNVLDMAVGIIIGAAFGKIITSFVSDILMPPLGLLLGKVDFSNLFIDLSGQSHPSLQAAKAAGAPTLNYGMFLNTVLDFAIVAFAVFMLIRQVNRFLPKPAPAPASTRECPHCLSAMPLKATRCAHCTSDVPPA